Proteins from a single region of Solea senegalensis isolate Sse05_10M unplaced genomic scaffold, IFAPA_SoseM_1 scf7180000015678, whole genome shotgun sequence:
- the LOC122762443 gene encoding semaphorin-4E-like — protein sequence MHPLLLSLSVLWLLPLALTLEEDSPLDCVPRKFILYHGVNAHLFHEDGVFNYSTMLLREDLDLLVLGAREAVYALDLNDISKKRASVKWRVTAKQKSECQNKGKDPELECKNYIRILHTMEDKRMFVCGTNAFDPECDYMSYSDGKLILEDKREDGKGKCPFDPAQRYASIMDDDNLYSATSMNFLGSEPVLMRSSPISIRTEFKSSWLNEPSFVSMAQMPESENNEDGDDDKVYLFFSEKAVECDCYNKLVVSRVARVCKGDLGGQRTLQKKWTSFLKARMDCPVLESQLPYIIQDTYLWCDPQQHWRNCLFYAIFTPQSDTSDLSAVCVFRVSDISRVFAEGKYKTPVPVETSFVKWVMYSGDIPVPRPGACINNEARKAGITQTLDLPDRTLQFVKDRPLMDQVIQPIGEKPLLVRRGATFTRIIVNQMQAADGEKYHVMFIGTEDGTLLKAVNYDGEMFIIEEIKLFQSQDPIKILKFSNVTRQLYAGSDSGAAQIPLASCERSSSCMDCVLARDPYCGWDKRLGKCVALSESQRELIQSVKEGNGSLCSNAGPIKPTNQSIWPGGNVKLSCPKPSNLAKTSWERDNRPLTPSERLQLLEDGLLILNASLSDAGRYRCLSVEHSKTDKYTTTVAEYQLTLGPAGSGKGGHIVFPQARRNGPSVTGLQVVVALLVISLLVLLAWNFYKGHLPLPWKCGKKNKQSQGSCEEEGVNSAAHYQGAQKPALAEDKFLVS from the exons ATGCACCCACTGCTGCTCTCCCTCAGTGTCCTTTGGCTGCTACCTCTGGCCTTGACACTGGAAGAAGACTCGCCGCTGGACTGTGTCCCCCGCAAATTTATCCTCTATCATG ggGTCAACGCTCACCTATTTCATGAGGACGGAGTGTTCAACTACTCCACCATGTTGTTGAGAGAAGATCTGGATCTGCTAGTGCTGGGTGCCAGAGAGGCTGTGTATGCTCTTGACCTCAACGACATCTCCAAGAAACGTGCCTCA GTGAAATGGAGAGTGACGGCAAAGCAGAAATCGGAGTGTCAAAACAAAGGGAAAGATCCTGAG CTGGAGTGCAAGAACTATATAAGGATATTGCATACGATGGAGGACAAgaggatgtttgtttgtgggaCCAATGCTTTTGATCCAGAGTGTGATTACATG tccTATTCAGACGGAAAGCTGATTCTGGAGGATAAAAGAGAGGATGGCAAAGGGAAGTGTCCGTTTGATCCTGCACAGAGATACGCCTCCATCATGGATG ATGATAACCTGTACTCGGCCACTTCCATGAACTTCCTGGGATCCGAACCTGTCCTGATGCGCAGCTCTCCCATCTCCATACGCACCGAGTTCAAGAGTTCATGGCTAAATG AGCCCAGCTTTGTTTCCATGGCTCAGATGCCAGAGAGTGAGAACAATGAGGACGGAGACGATGACAAGGTTTACTTGTTCTTCAGTGAGAAGGCTGTCGAGTGCGATTGCTACAACAAACTGGTGGTCTCCCGTGTGGCCCGTGTCTGCAAG GGGGATCTTGGAGGTCAGAGAACTTTGCAGAAGAAGTGGACATCCTTCCTGAAGGCTAGAATGGACTGTCCGGTGTTGGAGTCTCAGCTGCCATACATTATTCAGGACACTTACCTTTGGTGTGATCCCCAACAGCACTGGAGGAACTGTTTGTTCTACGCCATCTTTACGCCACAGTC ggacACATCAGacctgtctgctgtgtgtgtgttccgggTGTCGGACATTAGCAGAGTGTTTGCAGAGGGGAAATACAAGACTCCAGTCCCTGTAGAAACCTCTTTTGTTAAGTGGGTGATGTATAGTGGAGACATCCCTGTCCCTCGGCCTGGAGCT TGTATAAACAATGAGGCTCGTAAAGCGGGTATAACTCAGACTCTGGACCTCCCAGACCGGACTCTTCAATTTGTCAAAGATAGGCCCCTCATGGACCAGGTCATCCAGCCAATAGGAGAGAAGCCCCTGCTGGTGCGAAGGGGAGCTACGTTCACACGCATCAtcgtgaaccaaatgcaggctGCAGATGGCGAGAAGTACCACGTGATGTTTATCGGCACAG AGGATGGAACCTTGCTGAAAGCAGTGAACTATGATGGAGAGATGTTCATCATTGAGGAAATTAAACTTTTCCAGTCCCAAGACCCAATCAAAATCCTCAAGTTTTCTAATGTCACG CGTCAGCTGTATGCAGGGTCAGACTCTGGAGCAGCACAGATACCACTGGCCAGTTGTGAGAGATCCTCTTCCTGTATGGACTGTGTTCTAGCAAGGGACCCATACTGTGGCTGGGATAAACGTCTTGGGAAATGTGTTGCTCTTTCTGAGTCACAAAG AGAGCTAATCCAAAGTGTGAAGGAAGGAAATGGCTCTCTTTGCTCAAATGCAG gtccAATCAAACCAACAAATCAGTCCATCTGGCCAGGTGGGAACGTGAAGCTCAGCTGCCCTAAGCCTTCTAACTTGGCGAAAACCAGCTGGGAGCGGGACAACCGCCCTCTGACTCCTTCAGAGCGGCTTCAGCTGCTGGAGGATGGACTGCTCATCCTCAACGCTTCACTCAGCGATGCTGGTCGATACCGCTGTCTATCTGTGGAGCACTCGAAAACCGACAAGTACACAACTACTGTGGCCGAGTACCAGCTCACATTAGGTCCAGCAGGCTCAGGCAAGGGTGGTCACATAGTGTTTCCTCAGGCTCGTAGGAACGGCCCCTCTGTGACCGGACTGCAGGTCGTAGTCGCACTCCTTGTAATTTCTCTTCTTGTCCTTTTGGCTTGGAACTTTTACAAAGGGCACCTGCCTCTTCCGTGGAAATGtgggaagaaaaataaacaatcccAGGGGTCCTGTGAGGAGGAGGGTGTAAACTCTGCTGCACACTACCAAGGAGCACAGAAGCCTGCACTGGCAGAGGACAAGTTCCTGGTGTCTtga